The Streptomyces cyanogenus DNA segment CGGTGGCGAGCGTGGTGACGGCGGCGGTGCGCACGCCGTGGTCGATGGAGGTCACCTCGCCGATGACGACGTGGCAGTGGTCCAGGACGCGGCGCAGCGGTACGACGACGTGGCGCGGGGAGATCGAGCCCGCGGCGGCCTCGGGGAGGAACGGCTGGTACGTCATGTAGGGGTCCGGGCTGACGACCGTGATCTCGACCTCGCCCCGTCTGAGCTCGGCCCTCAGCTTCCGCTGGAGGCGCAGCGCCGTGTACATCCCGACGTAGCCGCCGCCGACAACCAGAATGCGCGCACGTTCCTTCACCATCCCATGACGCACCCGGCGCTGGTGTTTGTCCACAGCCCCGGCAATTTGTGTGACCGGCGGCCGGGTGTGCGCAGGGCCGGCCGGGGTGGCGGTGCGGGACGAAAGGGGGCAGGTCAGCGGGGGCGGGCTACAGGGGGCGAAGGGGCGGAAAAGGTACGTACATACCTCGTACTCCGATCGGGGGGCGCACTGTGCGGAACCTGCCCCTTCTGAATTGACTGTCTCTCAACTATGTTCGTGTGTCGACGGAGTGTAGGGAATGTGGTCGAACGGGTCCGCGACGGGCGGGTCCGGTCGGGACCGATGCCAGTTCCGCGCGCTTCGCGTTCAGTGGCGGGGAGAGTCTCCGGGGGGAGACGTCATTACCGGGGGAAACACATGCATGTTCAGGAAACTCATTGGGCATCCGCAGCCTCCATCGCGACCGGTGGGAAGGCGATGACCGCGGCGGGGGCCAACGGACGAGCGGACGGGGTGCGGACGACCCCGCTGCGGGTGGACGCACAGCGCAATCTGGAGCACGTGCTGCGTGCGGCGCGTGAGGTGTTCGGCGAGCTGGGGTACGGCGCGCCGATGGAGGACGTGGCGCGGCGCGCCCGGGTCGGGGTCGGCACGGTGTACCGGCGCTTTCCCAGCAAGGACGTGCTGGTCCGGCGGATCGCCGAGGAGGAGACGGCGCGGCTGACCGAGCAGGCGCGGACGGCGCTCGGGCAGGAGGACGAGCCGTGGTCGGCGCTGTCGCGGTTCCTGCGGACGTCCGTGGCGTCGGGGGCGGGGCGGTTGCTGCCGCCGCACGTGCTGAGGGTCGGGTCCACCGGGCCGGGCGAGTCGGTCGCGCCGGCCGAGGAGGCTCGGGTGCCTCAGCAGCGGGTGCAGCCGGGGGGTGCCGAGCTGCGGCTCGTGGCGGAGGAGGCCGCGATGGTGGCCGACGACGCCGGGGCCGGGGCGCTGCTCGACGTGGTCGGGCAGCTGGTGGAGCGGGCTCGGGCGGCGGGTGAGCTGCGGGCGGACGTGTCCGTGGGTGACGTGCTGCTCGTGATCGCCACGGCAGCGCCGTCGTTGCCGGACGCGGCGCAGCAGGCCGCGGCGTCGGCGCGGTTGCTGGACATCCTGCTGGAGGGGCTTCGGTCCCGCCCGGTGTAGGGAGCGCCGGCCGTTCTCGGCTCCGCCGTCGGATCTCCGGTTCGGCGTCCCGCCGGCACCACCGCCCGCACCACCCGTGCAGCTGTCGCGGTCGGGTGCGGGCGGCCCCTGTGCGACGGACGCGCCGCCGGCGGCTGCGGCTGGAGCCGTGCGGCTGTCCCAGGCCGGTACGGGTGGCCTCCCCCCGTGCGGACTCGCCCTCGGCGGGTGCGCGTGGCGGCGTGCGGCCGTCGCCGTCGCCGTCGGGTGCGGGTGACCCTCTTTGGGGTGGACTTGTCGTCCCGCGCGTGGGTGGTGCCGGGGGCGGGGCTCGCGGGTGTCGGGGCGGTGCGGCTGGGGTGACGTCTCGGCCTGGGCCGCGTTCGGGCGAGGCGGTCGGGGCCCCGGGTGGGTGAAGGGTGTTCGGCGCTGTGGGGCAAGTCCGCTCGGACGAGTGGACGGGGTGGTCGGGAGGGAAATCCGGAAATGATCTGTATGGCACTCTGAGCCGGTGACGGGTTGGGCTGGGCCGGTGTCGGGGGCTGTCGGCGATGGGCGTTGACGGGTGGGGCGGGTCACACGGTGACGACGACGGGGATGCGGAGATCCTCAGGCCGGTCGCACCGCAGGTACCGAAGCAGGGCGGGCGCCCGGCTTCGTCCGGCGTTTCCGGTGGGACGAGCGTGCCGGCCCAGCGCGAGGGAAGCATGCTGCCGCCCCGGGAGACGCCGCCCGCCGACGGCGAGCTGATCGAGCGGATGCGGGCCGGCGACGACTCCGCCTACGAGGAGCTGTACCGGCGGCACGCGGACGCGGTACGCCGGTACGCGCGCACCTGCTGCCGGGACGGACACACCGCCGACGACCTCACCGCCGAGGTCTTCGCCCGGATGCTGCAGGCGGTGCGCGGCGGCTCAGGCCCCGAACACGCCGTACGGGCCTATCTGCTGACCTCCGTGCGGCGCGTCGCCGCCCACTGGACCAGGTCCGCCCGGCGGGAGCAGCTCGTCGACGACTTCGCCCTCTTCGCCCAGCAGGCCGCCCGCATCCCGCAGGCGTCCGGCGACGACGCCCTCGGTCTCGGCGCCGACGTGCGCGCCCTGCACGAGGCCGAACAGTCCCTGGCCGTGCGGGCCTTCCGCTCGCTGCCCGAACGCTGGCAGGCCGTGCTGTGGCACACCGAGGTGGAGAACGAGTCCCCGAGCGAGGTGGCCGTCCTGTTCGGGCTGGACGCCAACGGCACCCGCGTGCTCGCCAGCCGCGCGCGCGAGGGGCTGAAGCAGGCCTACCTCCAGGCCCATGTCAGCGCCGCCCTCACCGGTGACGAGGAGTGCGCCCGCTACGCAGACCAGCTGGGCACCTACGCCCGCCGCAAGCTGCGCGTCCGGGCCGAGCGGGGCCTGCGCAAACACCTGGCGGAATGCGCGCGGTGCCGGCTGGCGGCGGCACAGATCGAGGAGGTCGCGAACGGCATCCCCGGCGTCGTACCGGTCGCGGTCATCGGCTGGTTCGGGGCCGCCGGGTACGCCAAGGCCCTCGGAATCGTGGCCGGCGGCGCCGGCGCCGGGGCGGCGGGTGCCGCCGCCGCGGCCACCGGCTCGTCCGGCGGCGCGTCCGGCGCGGGCGGGACCGCTGCCTCCCAGGGGCTCGGCGCGCCGGTGAAGGCCGGTATCGCGGCCGGTGTGGTCGCGGTGGCGGCCACCGCGGTGGCGCTGGCCCTGGTGAACGACAGCCATCCGGCGAAGGAGGTCGCCCAGTCGGCACCGTCCACACCCGCCGCCCAGCCACCGGCCGCCCAACCGCCCGCCGCCCAGCCGCCCGTCCTACGGCCGCCTGTCGTACGGCCGGAGACGCCCGCGCCCGCCTCGCCTGCCGGCGGGCCCGCGCCCCAGCCCTCTCACGAGCCCCGGCCCGCCGTCCCCGCTCCGGAGCCGTCCCCGACGCCCACCCCACCCCCGGCCGCGCCCCCGACCGCGAAAACCGCGCCGCCCTCCACCCCCGAGCCCACGTCCACGCCGACTCCGCCGCCGGCGCCCGCCGTCTACGAGTTGAGCGAGCTGCGCCACGACGCCACCGGCGACGGCACCGAGCCCGAGATCGTCCTGGGCGAGAGCAGCTGGGTGTGGCAGCGGTACGGCATGTCGATCGGCGGCCGGCGGTACGCGAGCGGGATCACCGTGCACGGCAAGTCCTCCGTCACCATCGCCCTGAACCGGCCGTGCACCTCCTACGACGCACTGGCCGGCGTGGACGACATGACGCTCGGGCTCGGCAAGGTCTCCTTCGCCGTCTACGCCGACGGGGTCCTGCTGTGGCAGTCGGACATGGTCAAGGGCCGCGACCAGGCCCTCCCCGTCCATGTGGACCTCGCCGGGCGCAGTGTCGTACGCCTCGTAGTGGAACCGCACAGCAACGCCGTCGACGAGACGGCGCCCGCGGACTGGGCCGAGGCCCGCTTCACCTGCCGCTAGCCGGGCCCCGGCCCTCCTCCACGACCGTGACCGCGGTGCCCAGCTCCCGCAGCACGCCGGACACACCGAGGGACGCGCCCCGGGCGCACTCGGCGGCGTAACGGTCGGCCGGGAGGGACGCACGGGCATCGGCGCGCACCCGGGCGGCCTCGCTGCGCTCCGGCTCGGGCCGGCTGAGCCCGTCACGCCAGTGGTCCGCGGCGGCGAACAGCCGGAGCGCGCCCGGCAGATCGCCGATCCGGGCCAGCAGGACGGCCGCCACGTCCACCAGACCGGCGGTGATCGACTCGGCGCACCGGTCGGCCACGGCCTGCCGCAGCGCGTCCGCCAGGATCGGCACCCCGTGCGCGGGTCCCGACTCGTCGGCCGCGAGCAGCGCCTGGACCATCCGCCGGGCCGCCGTGAACTGCGGGGGCGGGGTGCCGTCCCCCACCACCGCGCCGATCGCCTCGTACAGCTCCCTGGCCAGGGCCGGCCGCCCGTCGTGCAGGGCGATGTGGGCGCGCAGCAGCAGCACGAAGGCCCGCGCCTCCGGCACCGCGTACCGGTCGGCGGCCGTGCCCGCCTCGGCCAGGGTGGTCCGCGCGGCCTCCGGGTCGCCGGAGCGGTAGGAGATCTCGGCGAGCCGGGCGAGCAGGAACGGCGACTCGGCGTACGCGCCCACCTCGTAGGCGAGCCGCAGCGCCTCCTCGTACTCGCCGCGCGCCTCGTCGTACCTGCCGCGCGCCATGGCCGCCTCGCCGGCCGCGCTGCACACCTGGGCCCGCATCCAGCGGTCCCCGACGCGCCGGCTGAGCGTCCGCAGCTCGGTCAGGTCCTCGTCCACGCCGCGCAGGTTGCCCGGCGAGTCGACGGTCACGTGGGCGCGGTACATCAGGGCGACCGCGAGTTCCCAGTCGCCGCCGTGGGTGCGGGCGTTGTCCACGGACGTCGTCATGTGCGGGCGGATGTCGGCCGGGCCGCCCAGGTAGTAGGCGGTCAGCGGCCAGATGATGCCCGGGAGCCGGGCGGCCCGGGGACCGCCGCGCTCGTAGTAGGCCCGCACGCGCGCGAGGTACTCCCGGGCGCGCTCGTCGGCGGCCAGGTTCTCCGAACCCGTCTCGGAGGTCAGGAACAGGTCGAGCATGCGCAGGTCCATCCGCAGCTCGGACAGCGGATGTCCTTCCTCGCCGTCGGGGGCGGCGAGGAAGGCGCCGACCGGGTCGGCGGACTCCGCGCGCGCCAGCGCCTCGCCGGCCGGTGCGCCCGGGGGCAGGGCGTCCAGGGCGACGCCCAGCCGGAGCACCAGCCGGACCCAGGCCACCGCCTCCTGGCGGTGGTTGCGCAGCCACCAGAACCAGCCGATGGCCAGGACGATGGCGCCCGCCTCGGCCTCGTCGCCCGCGCGCACCGCACGGTCCAGGGCCGCACGGACGTTGTCCAGCTCGGTCTCCAGGCGGGAGAACCAGGGGAGCTGGGCTCCCGACCGCAGCTGCGGTTCGGCCTCCTGCACCAGCGCCCGCACCCACGCGCGATGGCGCCGCTCGGCCGCGGCGCGCAGTCCGGGGACCTCGGCCGCGCGCTCGGTGGCGTACTCGTGGATGGTCTCCAGCATGCGGTAGCGCATACCGGTGCCGGAGCCGGTGCCGTCCGGGTGCGGGGCGGCGACCACGAGGGACTTGTCGACCAGCGCGCCGATCAGGTCCGCCACCGGGCCGGTGCACACGGCCTCGGCCGCCGCGAGGTCCCAGCCGCCGGCGAACACCGACACCTCGCGCAGGACGGTCCGCTCCCGCTCGTCCAGCAGTTCCCAGGACCAGTCGACGACCGCGCGCAGGGTCTGCTGGCGGGGCAGGACCGTGCGGCTTCCGGAGGTGAGCAGGCGGAAGCGGTCGTCCAGGCGGTCGGCGATCTGCCGCGGGGTCAGCAGTCTGAGCCGGGCCGCGGCCAGCTCGATGGCCAGCGGCAGTCCGTCCAGGCGGCGGCAGATCTCCGCCACGGCCTCGGTGTCGGCGAGCACCGCGTCGGCGTCGGGACGGACGGCCTTCGCGCGCTCGGCGAAGAGGCGGTGCGCCTGCTCCGGCACGAGGGGCTCGACCGGGCGCACCGACTCACCGGGGACGCCCAGGGGTTCACGGCTGGTCGCGAGGATCGTGAGCCCGGGGCAGCGGGTGAGGAGGGTCTCGGCGAGGGCGGCTGCCGCGCCGATGACGTGCTCGCAGTTGTCAAGGATCAGGAGTTGGCTGCGCGGGGCGCAGTACTCGATCAGCAGGGCCGTGGGGTCGGCCTGCGAGGTCGCCAGGTCGCCCGTCAGCAGCGCGGTCTCGCGCAGACCGAGCGCGCTGACCACCGCGCCGGGCACCGCCTCCGGATGGTCGAGCGGGGCCAGCTCGACCAGCCAGGCCGAGG contains these protein-coding regions:
- a CDS encoding sigma-70 family RNA polymerase sigma factor translates to MGVDGWGGSHGDDDGDAEILRPVAPQVPKQGGRPASSGVSGGTSVPAQREGSMLPPRETPPADGELIERMRAGDDSAYEELYRRHADAVRRYARTCCRDGHTADDLTAEVFARMLQAVRGGSGPEHAVRAYLLTSVRRVAAHWTRSARREQLVDDFALFAQQAARIPQASGDDALGLGADVRALHEAEQSLAVRAFRSLPERWQAVLWHTEVENESPSEVAVLFGLDANGTRVLASRAREGLKQAYLQAHVSAALTGDEECARYADQLGTYARRKLRVRAERGLRKHLAECARCRLAAAQIEEVANGIPGVVPVAVIGWFGAAGYAKALGIVAGGAGAGAAGAAAAATGSSGGASGAGGTAASQGLGAPVKAGIAAGVVAVAATAVALALVNDSHPAKEVAQSAPSTPAAQPPAAQPPAAQPPVLRPPVVRPETPAPASPAGGPAPQPSHEPRPAVPAPEPSPTPTPPPAAPPTAKTAPPSTPEPTSTPTPPPAPAVYELSELRHDATGDGTEPEIVLGESSWVWQRYGMSIGGRRYASGITVHGKSSVTIALNRPCTSYDALAGVDDMTLGLGKVSFAVYADGVLLWQSDMVKGRDQALPVHVDLAGRSVVRLVVEPHSNAVDETAPADWAEARFTCR
- a CDS encoding BTAD domain-containing putative transcriptional regulator: MRYRILGVTQAADDQGTPLPIGGQRLRTLLAALALRPGRTTTPGTLIDEIWADDPPQDAPAALQALVGRLRRTLGRHTIASTPGGYRLEATEDDVDLHVFERLTRTGTQALTAGDPAAAHRTLTEALALWYGPALADLPDRTAATRPDALRLEAARARAAAALDLGRAQEAVPELCELTAAYPYDEPLHVLLIRALRDTGRPADALAAYESARRTLADTLGTDPGPELRALHVSLLKQEHPAPADATARPQPRTPARPPERTGNLRPRLTSFVGREPELEAIRSDVHRARLVTLTGPGGSGKTRLAEEAAATLPSAWLVELAPLDHPEAVPGAVVSALGLRETALLTGDLATSQADPTALLIEYCAPRSQLLILDNCEHVIGAAAALAETLLTRCPGLTILATSREPLGVPGESVRPVEPLVPEQAHRLFAERAKAVRPDADAVLADTEAVAEICRRLDGLPLAIELAAARLRLLTPRQIADRLDDRFRLLTSGSRTVLPRQQTLRAVVDWSWELLDERERTVLREVSVFAGGWDLAAAEAVCTGPVADLIGALVDKSLVVAAPHPDGTGSGTGMRYRMLETIHEYATERAAEVPGLRAAAERRHRAWVRALVQEAEPQLRSGAQLPWFSRLETELDNVRAALDRAVRAGDEAEAGAIVLAIGWFWWLRNHRQEAVAWVRLVLRLGVALDALPPGAPAGEALARAESADPVGAFLAAPDGEEGHPLSELRMDLRMLDLFLTSETGSENLAADERAREYLARVRAYYERGGPRAARLPGIIWPLTAYYLGGPADIRPHMTTSVDNARTHGGDWELAVALMYRAHVTVDSPGNLRGVDEDLTELRTLSRRVGDRWMRAQVCSAAGEAAMARGRYDEARGEYEEALRLAYEVGAYAESPFLLARLAEISYRSGDPEAARTTLAEAGTAADRYAVPEARAFVLLLRAHIALHDGRPALARELYEAIGAVVGDGTPPPQFTAARRMVQALLAADESGPAHGVPILADALRQAVADRCAESITAGLVDVAAVLLARIGDLPGALRLFAAADHWRDGLSRPEPERSEAARVRADARASLPADRYAAECARGASLGVSGVLRELGTAVTVVEEGRGPASGR
- a CDS encoding TetR/AcrR family transcriptional regulator, whose protein sequence is MHVQETHWASAASIATGGKAMTAAGANGRADGVRTTPLRVDAQRNLEHVLRAAREVFGELGYGAPMEDVARRARVGVGTVYRRFPSKDVLVRRIAEEETARLTEQARTALGQEDEPWSALSRFLRTSVASGAGRLLPPHVLRVGSTGPGESVAPAEEARVPQQRVQPGGAELRLVAEEAAMVADDAGAGALLDVVGQLVERARAAGELRADVSVGDVLLVIATAAPSLPDAAQQAAASARLLDILLEGLRSRPV